The Bacillus sp. Y1 genome has a window encoding:
- a CDS encoding glycosyltransferase family 4 protein, giving the protein MNVLLICTEMLPVPNIRGGAIQTYICGVSHLLSEQHQVTIISRTDPDLPDEEVVNGIRYVRIDSQRLLDVYKQGIVKYLSETEEQYDIIHIFNRPKLVLPVSELAPNSRIILSMHNDMFKPEKISRAEGAAAVEKLETIITISKYIGQTIVSYFPEAAPKIFPIYSGVDLSRFAPWTKSESALQARKAIRSKYDLGSKKIILFVGRLSRNKGPHVLVKAMSHIKSKDAVLVIVGAAWYSDDSISDYISYTRALAERSPIPVITTGYVQADEVHNWFCAADVFVCTSIWEEPLARVHYEAMAAGLPFITTARGGNPEIILNDNGYLVQNPEDPIEYANHLNKMLANLESTRDMGLRGRKLVEENFTWKHVANNILSVWERTPSEN; this is encoded by the coding sequence ATGAATGTGTTGCTGATTTGTACAGAAATGCTACCTGTCCCTAATATTCGAGGTGGCGCTATCCAAACGTATATATGCGGTGTTTCCCACTTATTAAGCGAGCAACATCAAGTTACCATCATCAGCAGAACAGATCCGGATCTACCGGATGAAGAGGTTGTTAATGGCATTCGTTACGTCCGTATTGACTCTCAAAGGTTACTAGATGTTTACAAGCAAGGAATTGTGAAATATTTGTCAGAAACAGAAGAGCAATACGACATCATACACATTTTTAATCGCCCAAAGCTGGTCCTTCCAGTAAGCGAACTCGCTCCTAACTCTCGAATCATATTAAGCATGCATAATGATATGTTTAAACCAGAGAAGATTAGCCGGGCTGAAGGAGCAGCAGCTGTAGAAAAATTAGAGACAATCATAACCATTAGTAAATATATTGGGCAAACCATTGTATCTTATTTTCCAGAAGCAGCACCCAAAATCTTCCCGATCTACTCCGGTGTAGATTTATCCAGATTTGCTCCTTGGACAAAATCTGAATCTGCTCTACAGGCAAGAAAAGCCATTCGTTCCAAATACGACTTAGGGTCCAAAAAGATTATTTTATTTGTCGGTCGTCTCTCTAGAAATAAAGGGCCACATGTTCTTGTTAAGGCCATGTCGCATATTAAATCAAAAGATGCTGTACTCGTTATCGTAGGGGCAGCGTGGTATAGTGACGATTCGATTAGTGATTACATCTCCTATACGCGTGCACTAGCAGAAAGATCCCCTATCCCGGTTATTACTACAGGATATGTTCAAGCAGATGAGGTTCACAATTGGTTTTGTGCCGCAGATGTCTTTGTTTGCACATCCATCTGGGAAGAACCACTAGCTAGAGTTCATTATGAAGCCATGGCAGCAGGGCTTCCGTTTATCACTACCGCTAGAGGTGGTAATCCAGAAATTATCCTGAATGATAATGGCTATCTTGTTCAAAATCCTGAAGATCCTATTGAATACGCAAACCACCTCAATAAAATGCTAGCAAATTTAGAGTCTACTAGGGACATGGGGCTTCGCGGTCGAAAACTCGTAGAAGAAAATTTCACTTGGAAACATGTAGCCAATAATATCCTTTCAGTCTGGGAGAGAACTCCTTCCGAAAATTAG